A section of the Carya illinoinensis cultivar Pawnee chromosome 12, C.illinoinensisPawnee_v1, whole genome shotgun sequence genome encodes:
- the LOC122288889 gene encoding probable serine/threonine-protein kinase WNK3 isoform X4, whose protein sequence is MPQDLSSELNLDNSDTEFIEVDPTGRYGRYREVLGKGAFKKVYRAFDELEGIEVAWNQVKVADLLQNSVDLERLYSEVHLLKTLKHKNIIKFYNSWIDTKNESINFITEIFSSGTLRQFCQWILCRYRRKHKQVDLRALKKWSRQILEGLLYLHSHDPPVIHRDLKCDNIFVNGNQGTPEFMAPELYEEEYNELVDIYAFGMCLIELVTFEYPYVECANAAQIYKKVTSGIKPASLAKVTDPAVKAFIEKCIAKVSERLSAEELLKDPFLQSDEDHGSLGCSLRPKTHHSVMKTEGSHEHLDIGKSAKDPSVETSRDFTVQGQRKDVNTIFLKLRIADSLGLYRNIHFPFDIEADTAISVASEMVEELDLTDQDVSAIAEMIDSEIRSHIPDWTARALFGDSYGAEGASPDSCTSEAKDDASLLMNETTPSSGFALERLPSGRKYWSDSPKAPGGTSPIQSSPLNLPSQVDSVAGGASLTGDNEKSPGHDEDQDSPYFGAVLEQPENEFVSDGDANSEENEPNLLVDVQFGKKNTEDADLHSSNGGYPFEENYFESEAVKILSVKLENLLKQQQDELNELKRKHELAIAELLKGLPPDIYRKVLRNCKQNSSDHKMHIEGL, encoded by the exons ATGCCACAGGACTTGTCGTCCGAACTAAACCTGGACAATTCCGACACCGAGTTCATTGAGGTTGATCCCACTGGTCGATACGGTCGG TACAGAGAGGTGTTAGGAAAAGGTGCTTTCAAGAAAGT ATATCGAGCATTTGATGAGTTGGAGGGAATTGAGGTAGCTTGGAATCAGGTTAAGGTGGCAGACCTATTACAAAACTCCGTAGACTTGGAGCGACTATATTCAGAAGTTCATTTACTCAAGACTTTAAAGCACAAGAACATAATTAAGTTTTACAATTCCTGGATCGACACAAAAAATGAGAGTATTAACTTCATTACAGAGATTTTCAGCTCTGGAACATTACGGCA GTTTTGTCAATGGATTTTATGTAGATACCGGAGGAAACATAAACAGGTTGATTTAAGAGCATTGAAGAAATGGTCCCGGCAGATCTTAGAGGGCCTTCTTTATCTTCATAGTCATGACCCACCTGTTATTCATCGAGATTTGAAGTGTGATAACATATTTGTCAATGGGAATCAAG GTACCCCAGAGTTCATGGCACCAGAGCTTTACGAGGAGGAATACAATGAGCTTGTAGACATTTATGCCTTTGGCATGTGCTTGATTGAATTAGTGACCTTTGAGTACCCATATGTTGAATGTGCCAATGCGGCTCAAATATATAAGAAAGTGACATCG GGAATAAAGCCGGCATCATTGGCAAAAGTCACAGACCCTGCAGTTAAAGCATTTATAGAAAAATGTATTGCAAAAGTATCTGAACGCTTGTCTGCTGAGGAACTCTTAAAGGATCCCTTTCTGCAATCAGATGAGGATCATGGAAGTTTAGGTTGTTCTCTACGTCCCAAAACCCATCATTCAG TGATGAAGACAGAAGGCAGTCATGAACACCTCGATATTGGTAAAAGTGCGAAGGATCCATCTGTTGAGACAAGTAGAGATTTCACAGTTCAAGGTCAACGGAAAGATGTTAACACAATATTTCTGAAACTACGAATAGCAGACTCCTTAG GTCTTTATCGGAATATCCACTTCCCATTTGATATTGAGGCAGACACTGCAATTTCTGTTGCTAGTGAAATGGTTGAGGAGTTGGACCTAACGGATCAAGATGTTTCAGCAATTGCTGAAATGATTGACTCAGAAATCCGGTCACACATTCCAGATTGGACAGCAAGAGCACTCTTTGGAGATAGTTATGGAGCAGAAGGTGCAAGTCCTGATAGCTGTACCTCTGAAGCCAAGGATGATGCTTCTCTCCTCATGAATGAGACTACCCCTTCTAGTGGTTTTGCACTGGAAAGATTGCCTTCAGGTCGTAAGTATTGGTCTGACTCGCCCAAGGCACCTGGTGGAACCTCACCGATACAGTCTAGCCCTTTAAACTTGCCTTCTCAGGTTGATTCAGTTGCTGGTGGGGCTAGCTTGACTGGAGATAATGAAAAATCTCCTGGTCACGATGAAGACCAGGATAGTCCTTATTTTGGTGCTGTACTTGAACAACCTGAGAATGAGTTTGTTTCTGATGGTGATGCTAATAGCGAAGAGAATGAACCTAATTTACTTGTTGATGTGCAATTTGGCAAGAAAAACACTGAAGATGCAGATTTGCATTCTAGTAATGGAGGCTATCCTTTTGAAGAAAACTATTTTGAATCAGAAGCTGTCAAGATACTTTCCGTGAAACTTGAGAATCTGCTAAAGCAGCAGCAAGATGAGCTAAATGAATTAAAGAGGAAGCATGAACTCGCCATAGCAGAACTTTTGAAGGGACTTCCTCCAGATATCTATCGAAAGGTATTAAGAAACTGTAAGCAGAACAGTTCTGACCATAAAATGCACATTGAGGGCCTATAA
- the LOC122288889 gene encoding probable serine/threonine-protein kinase WNK3 isoform X1 has product MPQDLSSELNLDNSDTEFIEVDPTGRYGRYREVLGKGAFKKVYRAFDELEGIEVAWNQVKVADLLQNSVDLERLYSEVHLLKTLKHKNIIKFYNSWIDTKNESINFITEIFSSGTLRQFCQWILCRYRRKHKQVDLRALKKWSRQILEGLLYLHSHDPPVIHRDLKCDNIFVNGNQGEVKIGDLGLAAILRQARSAHSVIGTPEFMAPELYEEEYNELVDIYAFGMCLIELVTFEYPYVECANAAQIYKKVTSGIKPASLAKVTDPAVKAFIEKCIAKVSERLSAEELLKDPFLQSDEDHGSLGCSLRPKTHHSVMKTEGSHEHLDIGKSAKDPSVETSRDFTVQGQRKDVNTIFLKLRIADSLGLYRNIHFPFDIEADTAISVASEMVEELDLTDQDVSAIAEMIDSEIRSHIPDWTARALFGDSYGAEGASPDSCTSEAKDDASLLMNETTPSSGFALERLPSGRKYWSDSPKAPGGTSPIQSSPLNLPSQVDSVAGGASLTGDNEKSPGHDEDQDSPYFGAVLEQPENEFVSDGDANSEENEPNLLVDVQFGKKNTEDADLHSSNGGYPFEENYFESEAVKILSVKLENLLKQQQDELNELKRKHELAIAELLKGLPPDIYRKVLRNCKQNSSDHKMHIEGL; this is encoded by the exons ATGCCACAGGACTTGTCGTCCGAACTAAACCTGGACAATTCCGACACCGAGTTCATTGAGGTTGATCCCACTGGTCGATACGGTCGG TACAGAGAGGTGTTAGGAAAAGGTGCTTTCAAGAAAGT ATATCGAGCATTTGATGAGTTGGAGGGAATTGAGGTAGCTTGGAATCAGGTTAAGGTGGCAGACCTATTACAAAACTCCGTAGACTTGGAGCGACTATATTCAGAAGTTCATTTACTCAAGACTTTAAAGCACAAGAACATAATTAAGTTTTACAATTCCTGGATCGACACAAAAAATGAGAGTATTAACTTCATTACAGAGATTTTCAGCTCTGGAACATTACGGCA GTTTTGTCAATGGATTTTATGTAGATACCGGAGGAAACATAAACAGGTTGATTTAAGAGCATTGAAGAAATGGTCCCGGCAGATCTTAGAGGGCCTTCTTTATCTTCATAGTCATGACCCACCTGTTATTCATCGAGATTTGAAGTGTGATAACATATTTGTCAATGGGAATCAAGGTGAGGTGAAAATTGGTGACTTAGGCCTGGCTGCAATTCTTCGCCAGGCTCGTTCAGCTCATAGTGTCATTG GTACCCCAGAGTTCATGGCACCAGAGCTTTACGAGGAGGAATACAATGAGCTTGTAGACATTTATGCCTTTGGCATGTGCTTGATTGAATTAGTGACCTTTGAGTACCCATATGTTGAATGTGCCAATGCGGCTCAAATATATAAGAAAGTGACATCG GGAATAAAGCCGGCATCATTGGCAAAAGTCACAGACCCTGCAGTTAAAGCATTTATAGAAAAATGTATTGCAAAAGTATCTGAACGCTTGTCTGCTGAGGAACTCTTAAAGGATCCCTTTCTGCAATCAGATGAGGATCATGGAAGTTTAGGTTGTTCTCTACGTCCCAAAACCCATCATTCAG TGATGAAGACAGAAGGCAGTCATGAACACCTCGATATTGGTAAAAGTGCGAAGGATCCATCTGTTGAGACAAGTAGAGATTTCACAGTTCAAGGTCAACGGAAAGATGTTAACACAATATTTCTGAAACTACGAATAGCAGACTCCTTAG GTCTTTATCGGAATATCCACTTCCCATTTGATATTGAGGCAGACACTGCAATTTCTGTTGCTAGTGAAATGGTTGAGGAGTTGGACCTAACGGATCAAGATGTTTCAGCAATTGCTGAAATGATTGACTCAGAAATCCGGTCACACATTCCAGATTGGACAGCAAGAGCACTCTTTGGAGATAGTTATGGAGCAGAAGGTGCAAGTCCTGATAGCTGTACCTCTGAAGCCAAGGATGATGCTTCTCTCCTCATGAATGAGACTACCCCTTCTAGTGGTTTTGCACTGGAAAGATTGCCTTCAGGTCGTAAGTATTGGTCTGACTCGCCCAAGGCACCTGGTGGAACCTCACCGATACAGTCTAGCCCTTTAAACTTGCCTTCTCAGGTTGATTCAGTTGCTGGTGGGGCTAGCTTGACTGGAGATAATGAAAAATCTCCTGGTCACGATGAAGACCAGGATAGTCCTTATTTTGGTGCTGTACTTGAACAACCTGAGAATGAGTTTGTTTCTGATGGTGATGCTAATAGCGAAGAGAATGAACCTAATTTACTTGTTGATGTGCAATTTGGCAAGAAAAACACTGAAGATGCAGATTTGCATTCTAGTAATGGAGGCTATCCTTTTGAAGAAAACTATTTTGAATCAGAAGCTGTCAAGATACTTTCCGTGAAACTTGAGAATCTGCTAAAGCAGCAGCAAGATGAGCTAAATGAATTAAAGAGGAAGCATGAACTCGCCATAGCAGAACTTTTGAAGGGACTTCCTCCAGATATCTATCGAAAGGTATTAAGAAACTGTAAGCAGAACAGTTCTGACCATAAAATGCACATTGAGGGCCTATAA
- the LOC122288889 gene encoding probable serine/threonine-protein kinase WNK3 isoform X2: MPQDLSSELNLDNSDTEFIEVDPTGRYGRYREVLGKGAFKKVYRAFDELEGIEVAWNQVKVADLLQNSVDLERLYSEVHLLKTLKHKNIIKFYNSWIDTKNESINFITEIFSSGTLRQYRRKHKQVDLRALKKWSRQILEGLLYLHSHDPPVIHRDLKCDNIFVNGNQGEVKIGDLGLAAILRQARSAHSVIGTPEFMAPELYEEEYNELVDIYAFGMCLIELVTFEYPYVECANAAQIYKKVTSGIKPASLAKVTDPAVKAFIEKCIAKVSERLSAEELLKDPFLQSDEDHGSLGCSLRPKTHHSVMKTEGSHEHLDIGKSAKDPSVETSRDFTVQGQRKDVNTIFLKLRIADSLGLYRNIHFPFDIEADTAISVASEMVEELDLTDQDVSAIAEMIDSEIRSHIPDWTARALFGDSYGAEGASPDSCTSEAKDDASLLMNETTPSSGFALERLPSGRKYWSDSPKAPGGTSPIQSSPLNLPSQVDSVAGGASLTGDNEKSPGHDEDQDSPYFGAVLEQPENEFVSDGDANSEENEPNLLVDVQFGKKNTEDADLHSSNGGYPFEENYFESEAVKILSVKLENLLKQQQDELNELKRKHELAIAELLKGLPPDIYRKVLRNCKQNSSDHKMHIEGL; encoded by the exons ATGCCACAGGACTTGTCGTCCGAACTAAACCTGGACAATTCCGACACCGAGTTCATTGAGGTTGATCCCACTGGTCGATACGGTCGG TACAGAGAGGTGTTAGGAAAAGGTGCTTTCAAGAAAGT ATATCGAGCATTTGATGAGTTGGAGGGAATTGAGGTAGCTTGGAATCAGGTTAAGGTGGCAGACCTATTACAAAACTCCGTAGACTTGGAGCGACTATATTCAGAAGTTCATTTACTCAAGACTTTAAAGCACAAGAACATAATTAAGTTTTACAATTCCTGGATCGACACAAAAAATGAGAGTATTAACTTCATTACAGAGATTTTCAGCTCTGGAACATTACGGCA ATACCGGAGGAAACATAAACAGGTTGATTTAAGAGCATTGAAGAAATGGTCCCGGCAGATCTTAGAGGGCCTTCTTTATCTTCATAGTCATGACCCACCTGTTATTCATCGAGATTTGAAGTGTGATAACATATTTGTCAATGGGAATCAAGGTGAGGTGAAAATTGGTGACTTAGGCCTGGCTGCAATTCTTCGCCAGGCTCGTTCAGCTCATAGTGTCATTG GTACCCCAGAGTTCATGGCACCAGAGCTTTACGAGGAGGAATACAATGAGCTTGTAGACATTTATGCCTTTGGCATGTGCTTGATTGAATTAGTGACCTTTGAGTACCCATATGTTGAATGTGCCAATGCGGCTCAAATATATAAGAAAGTGACATCG GGAATAAAGCCGGCATCATTGGCAAAAGTCACAGACCCTGCAGTTAAAGCATTTATAGAAAAATGTATTGCAAAAGTATCTGAACGCTTGTCTGCTGAGGAACTCTTAAAGGATCCCTTTCTGCAATCAGATGAGGATCATGGAAGTTTAGGTTGTTCTCTACGTCCCAAAACCCATCATTCAG TGATGAAGACAGAAGGCAGTCATGAACACCTCGATATTGGTAAAAGTGCGAAGGATCCATCTGTTGAGACAAGTAGAGATTTCACAGTTCAAGGTCAACGGAAAGATGTTAACACAATATTTCTGAAACTACGAATAGCAGACTCCTTAG GTCTTTATCGGAATATCCACTTCCCATTTGATATTGAGGCAGACACTGCAATTTCTGTTGCTAGTGAAATGGTTGAGGAGTTGGACCTAACGGATCAAGATGTTTCAGCAATTGCTGAAATGATTGACTCAGAAATCCGGTCACACATTCCAGATTGGACAGCAAGAGCACTCTTTGGAGATAGTTATGGAGCAGAAGGTGCAAGTCCTGATAGCTGTACCTCTGAAGCCAAGGATGATGCTTCTCTCCTCATGAATGAGACTACCCCTTCTAGTGGTTTTGCACTGGAAAGATTGCCTTCAGGTCGTAAGTATTGGTCTGACTCGCCCAAGGCACCTGGTGGAACCTCACCGATACAGTCTAGCCCTTTAAACTTGCCTTCTCAGGTTGATTCAGTTGCTGGTGGGGCTAGCTTGACTGGAGATAATGAAAAATCTCCTGGTCACGATGAAGACCAGGATAGTCCTTATTTTGGTGCTGTACTTGAACAACCTGAGAATGAGTTTGTTTCTGATGGTGATGCTAATAGCGAAGAGAATGAACCTAATTTACTTGTTGATGTGCAATTTGGCAAGAAAAACACTGAAGATGCAGATTTGCATTCTAGTAATGGAGGCTATCCTTTTGAAGAAAACTATTTTGAATCAGAAGCTGTCAAGATACTTTCCGTGAAACTTGAGAATCTGCTAAAGCAGCAGCAAGATGAGCTAAATGAATTAAAGAGGAAGCATGAACTCGCCATAGCAGAACTTTTGAAGGGACTTCCTCCAGATATCTATCGAAAGGTATTAAGAAACTGTAAGCAGAACAGTTCTGACCATAAAATGCACATTGAGGGCCTATAA
- the LOC122288889 gene encoding probable serine/threonine-protein kinase WNK3 isoform X3: MPQDLSSELNLDNSDTEFIEVDPTGRYGRYREVLGKGAFKKVYRAFDELEGIEVAWNQVKVADLLQNSVDLERLYSEVHLLKTLKHKNIIKFYNSWIDTKNESINFITEIFSSGTLRQYRRKHKQVDLRALKKWSRQILEGLLYLHSHDPPVIHRDLKCDNIFVNGNQGEVKIGDLGLAAILRQARSAHSVIGTPEFMAPELYEEEYNELVDIYAFGMCLIELVTFEYPYVECANAAQIYKKVTSGIKPASLAKVTDPAVKAFIEKCIAKVSERLSAEELLKDPFLQSDEDHGSLGCSLRPKTHHSEGSHEHLDIGKSAKDPSVETSRDFTVQGQRKDVNTIFLKLRIADSLGLYRNIHFPFDIEADTAISVASEMVEELDLTDQDVSAIAEMIDSEIRSHIPDWTARALFGDSYGAEGASPDSCTSEAKDDASLLMNETTPSSGFALERLPSGRKYWSDSPKAPGGTSPIQSSPLNLPSQVDSVAGGASLTGDNEKSPGHDEDQDSPYFGAVLEQPENEFVSDGDANSEENEPNLLVDVQFGKKNTEDADLHSSNGGYPFEENYFESEAVKILSVKLENLLKQQQDELNELKRKHELAIAELLKGLPPDIYRKVLRNCKQNSSDHKMHIEGL, encoded by the exons ATGCCACAGGACTTGTCGTCCGAACTAAACCTGGACAATTCCGACACCGAGTTCATTGAGGTTGATCCCACTGGTCGATACGGTCGG TACAGAGAGGTGTTAGGAAAAGGTGCTTTCAAGAAAGT ATATCGAGCATTTGATGAGTTGGAGGGAATTGAGGTAGCTTGGAATCAGGTTAAGGTGGCAGACCTATTACAAAACTCCGTAGACTTGGAGCGACTATATTCAGAAGTTCATTTACTCAAGACTTTAAAGCACAAGAACATAATTAAGTTTTACAATTCCTGGATCGACACAAAAAATGAGAGTATTAACTTCATTACAGAGATTTTCAGCTCTGGAACATTACGGCA ATACCGGAGGAAACATAAACAGGTTGATTTAAGAGCATTGAAGAAATGGTCCCGGCAGATCTTAGAGGGCCTTCTTTATCTTCATAGTCATGACCCACCTGTTATTCATCGAGATTTGAAGTGTGATAACATATTTGTCAATGGGAATCAAGGTGAGGTGAAAATTGGTGACTTAGGCCTGGCTGCAATTCTTCGCCAGGCTCGTTCAGCTCATAGTGTCATTG GTACCCCAGAGTTCATGGCACCAGAGCTTTACGAGGAGGAATACAATGAGCTTGTAGACATTTATGCCTTTGGCATGTGCTTGATTGAATTAGTGACCTTTGAGTACCCATATGTTGAATGTGCCAATGCGGCTCAAATATATAAGAAAGTGACATCG GGAATAAAGCCGGCATCATTGGCAAAAGTCACAGACCCTGCAGTTAAAGCATTTATAGAAAAATGTATTGCAAAAGTATCTGAACGCTTGTCTGCTGAGGAACTCTTAAAGGATCCCTTTCTGCAATCAGATGAGGATCATGGAAGTTTAGGTTGTTCTCTACGTCCCAAAACCCATCATTCAG AAGGCAGTCATGAACACCTCGATATTGGTAAAAGTGCGAAGGATCCATCTGTTGAGACAAGTAGAGATTTCACAGTTCAAGGTCAACGGAAAGATGTTAACACAATATTTCTGAAACTACGAATAGCAGACTCCTTAG GTCTTTATCGGAATATCCACTTCCCATTTGATATTGAGGCAGACACTGCAATTTCTGTTGCTAGTGAAATGGTTGAGGAGTTGGACCTAACGGATCAAGATGTTTCAGCAATTGCTGAAATGATTGACTCAGAAATCCGGTCACACATTCCAGATTGGACAGCAAGAGCACTCTTTGGAGATAGTTATGGAGCAGAAGGTGCAAGTCCTGATAGCTGTACCTCTGAAGCCAAGGATGATGCTTCTCTCCTCATGAATGAGACTACCCCTTCTAGTGGTTTTGCACTGGAAAGATTGCCTTCAGGTCGTAAGTATTGGTCTGACTCGCCCAAGGCACCTGGTGGAACCTCACCGATACAGTCTAGCCCTTTAAACTTGCCTTCTCAGGTTGATTCAGTTGCTGGTGGGGCTAGCTTGACTGGAGATAATGAAAAATCTCCTGGTCACGATGAAGACCAGGATAGTCCTTATTTTGGTGCTGTACTTGAACAACCTGAGAATGAGTTTGTTTCTGATGGTGATGCTAATAGCGAAGAGAATGAACCTAATTTACTTGTTGATGTGCAATTTGGCAAGAAAAACACTGAAGATGCAGATTTGCATTCTAGTAATGGAGGCTATCCTTTTGAAGAAAACTATTTTGAATCAGAAGCTGTCAAGATACTTTCCGTGAAACTTGAGAATCTGCTAAAGCAGCAGCAAGATGAGCTAAATGAATTAAAGAGGAAGCATGAACTCGCCATAGCAGAACTTTTGAAGGGACTTCCTCCAGATATCTATCGAAAGGTATTAAGAAACTGTAAGCAGAACAGTTCTGACCATAAAATGCACATTGAGGGCCTATAA